One Candidatus Zixiibacteriota bacterium genomic window, CATGCAGCGCGGCGCGCAAGTCGGCGATTCGTCCCCAGCCGATCCGCGGACTGCGAATCGTCACCAGCAAGCCCCGTACCTGCGGATCCGCCGCCGCCTGCCGAATCTTCTCCAGCCGCTGGTACATCGTCGCCGGCCCGCGACCGAACAAGAAGGGCTTGACCACTTCTTCCGGCATCTCACCGCTGACGTCGATTTGCAGCACCGAATGTGTATGCTTGATCACCTGCTCGCGCCGCGCGCCCGAAATTCCGGCGTAAACCGTCGAACGCCTGTAGTCGGCTTCATCATCAAAGAAGCTCTCGCCTCCGACCAGCACGCTGCCGAACGTGAATTCGAGTCCCGCGCCGAAGAATCCTTCGTCATCGATGCCGCCATAGAGCGACAACCCCGGCCGCCACTTGAAGCGCGTACTCAAGCGCCAGGTCGCTTCATCGAGACGCTGACTGCCGTGCAGCGTCATGTCCGCCCCCAGGGTCAGCGTCTCGCCGAACGGTCGCAACGCCACTCCAAACAGATATGCGATCGAACTCTCCCGGCCGTCGAATTTCTGCTTGTTGAAATTGCGCGCCTGCAGCGCCAGCGCGACCTGCCGGTTGGCGTGATAAAGCAGCGAGGCGTTCCAAGCGTGCGCTTTGTTGATCGGCGCCCAATCGCTCCTGTAGTAGGTGTAACTCAATCCGCTGTAGAGATTCTCTACGACGCGGCTCGATACGGCGAAATCGTAACGTGATACCTCGTCCGGCAAATCGAGTTTCAGCCTCTGATAGCCGAAGCCGAACCCGTAACCGGAAACCAGTATCGCATCGTCTCCATCAAAATCATCTTCCCCAAAACTACGATAGTAGTTCAGCGCCAGCGCCCGATTAATGTACAGCGCCGCCGGATTGAGAAGCAGTGATTCCACCCCCAGCGTCGCCGCCTGCGGCACATCGGGAAGCGGTAGGCTCAGGGTCAGAGGCAGATTGGCAGCCTCGGCGCCGACAGTAAGACTGAGCGCGAGGAGTACACAGAAAATTACGCGGATAAACAAGGTGGGCCTTTCCCGGTTGCGATAGCGGCAGGCTTACCGGTTGGAGAGTCGGTTTGAGTCCATTCCTTCCAAAGTTATCGTGCCAACTCCCGCCATGTCAATCTCGATTTTGTTCTGCCCCGATCCGACCTCGCCCTCGAGCACCGTCCGATTCACACGATTGACCCGGACCGGCAGGTCGCGCGTGTAGATTCGCCCGCCCTCTTCGGCGTGCAGGAACAGCCCCGCTGAGACCGTCGTCGGCAGCGTCATGTCGATCTTGCCGTTCTCGTTGCGCACGATCAGGTCGCCGCTCAGCGACGCCAGCTCAAGCCGGATATTCGAATTGTCGGTAGACAGCGTTGAACGTCCCGACGCCAGCGCGATGTTGGCCGCCTGGATTTGCGCGAATTCGGTGCGCGCATCAACCTCGCCCCGGATCGAATCCATCTCGATCCGGCCGTTCTCGTTGCGCAACCGAATCGTCCCTAACTGCGCGTCGATGTTGCGCAGGACGATCGGCCGGTTGGTTGTCGTCACCTTCGTCGGCCCGGTGCAATCAACCACGGTCACGGCGCCGTTGTCGCAGGTCACGTTGACCTTGTTGGAGATCTCCCGCAGGCGAACATCGCCGAAATTGTTGCTGATATCCACGGCCGCAAACGGCCCGTCAATGTCGACGCCGAAATTTGACGTCCGCGCGAAGATCTTTAAATTCGCCGTGGCCGGTGCTTCAATCTCGACCGTTACCCCCGCCGAAGAGTTCGAGCCGCGCCACGGCGGCGACGAACGCGTCTCGGCCGAAATCGCAAACTCATTCTCCAGATCCTCGAACGCGATGTTCAGGTAGTCGGCAAACTGCTCCGCTTCATCGCGCGAAGTTGCCTTGAATTGCTGCCGGATCACCACGCGCACATCACTGCGATTCGTCGCCTCCACTTTCAAGGAGCCGATCAAGTACGACGAGGCCGTGAACGACAGATTCTCCGTTCCGGCGACTCCGAAGGTCTTGACAATCGGGGCACTTTCGAACTTCTCGTTGCTGACTTGTGTCAGGCGTTGCGCTGCCAGCGGAATCGCAAGTCCGACCACCAGCACCGCCATGACCGATCCGATCACCGATTTTGCCATCGCTATTCGATACGAGTTCCTAACTGGTTCCGTTTCAAACAGTTTTGAGCGCGGAGGCGAATTGGCTCATGGCGATCGCCGCCGCTACCGCCGCATTCAGCGACTCGATCCGACTCGAAGTCCGAATCGCAAAAACTTTGTCACAAGCCTTTCGCAGTGAATCGCTTAGCCCGGTCGCCTCGGAACCGATCGCCAAGCAAACCTTTCCAGATGGGACCAGTTCGTCCAGACGTACCCGTGCATCGGCGTCCGCGCCGTACAATGCTATACTATTGGACTTCAATTTGCCAAGCAAAGTTTCCGGCGATATCCGGCGAATCGTCGGCTGCAAAAACACCTCCCCGGCTGAGGCCCGCAGCACTTTTGGGCTGTAGAGATCGGCCGACCCGGGCGACAAAGCCACCAGATCGACATTGAACGCCGCCGCCGTTCGCAAGATCGTCCCTAAATTCCCCGGATCGGCGAGTCCGTCCAGATAGAGCACGAACTTCGCCCGGGGCCAGAACGGCTCGCCCGCAGGCAACGCCTCCCGATCCGCCACCGCCAGAATCCCCTGAGAATGTTCCGTCTCGCTGAAGGATGAGAAGCGCTTGGCCCCGCATTCGTAAACAATCGCACCTTGATGATCTGCCAGAAACTTCTTTCCTGCTGCCGTCAGAAGAGTCGGACAACAGATCACATAATCGGGCGTGACCCCCGTTGCCAGCATCGTCGCCACTGCCCGGGTTCCCTCAACCAGAAGCTTTGAGCTCTTCTTGCGGGAATGCGGCGATAACAATGCCCGCACCTCCTTCTCACGCGCTGCGGTAAGCTCCAACACAACGGCATGATAGAACTCCGTCGCCGACAGGTCAAACGAAATGCGCTTGCCCTGACGATTCCGGTTCAATTACTTCCGTTGATGCGTCGTCTCGGGCTCTTCTTGTCAATCGTTTGCTTGTTGCTGGCGACTACCGCTCTCCAGGCTGGCAGTCTTCGCCTCCACCTTGATGATCTGACTCCCAAAACGATCCGCCAGTCACTCAACCAAAATGTTCGCGGATTCCGCATCGGCGTTGCTCTCTCCGGCGGCGGCGCGCGCGGCTTTGCCCATATCGGCGTACTCGAGGCCCTCGAAGAAATGGGCATCGACATCGATATCGTCGCCGGTACTTCCATGGGCGGCATCATCGGCGGTCTCTATGCCGCCGGCATGTCGCCGCAGGAAATCGAGCAGGAGGCGCTTCAAATCGACTGGAGCAGCTTCTTCTCCGATCGACCGCGCCGCACTTCGCTGCTCTTCACTCGCCGCGCCGAGACCGAGGGTGCCCTGCTTTCGATTCGCTTTGACCGCTGGAATCCACAGATCCCGACCGCGCTCAGTACCGGTCAGAAACTTGTCAACGTCTTGAGTGACCTGACTCAAACCTCCGGCTATTTCTCCGGCGGCAATTTCGCCAACCTCGAACGCCGCCTCGCCATTGTCGCCGTCGACCTCGTCGCCGGCGAACGGATCGTCTTCACTGATGGCTCGCTCGTCGAGGCTCTCCGCGCCACCATGGGCGTCCCGCTCGCCTTCACTCCCCTCGAACGCGGCAACCAACTGCTGATGGACGGCGGTCTTCTCGAGCCCATCCCAACCGCGGCTGCCCGTCAAATCGGCGCCGATTTCGTCATCGCGGTCAACACGACCTCCGACTTGCTCCCCAAGGAGAAAATCCTTGATCCGGTCGACATCGCCAATCAAACCACGACCATCCTTTCGGCCGCCACGCGTGAACAGCTGTTGGCTCAGGCGGACTTTGTCGTCGCGCCCGATCTGCATGACATCAGCGCTACCGACTTTCGCCACAGTTCCGAAGCGATCGCCCAGGGCTACGACGCTGCGCTGGCGGCCTGCGATTCGCTCACGCACAAACTCGCGCAACACGACAAGGGTTCGATCCCCGTTCGCATCGCGCGCGTGGAGGCGGTTGACCGCGCGACCGGTGCACTCAACCCGGATATCTCCGGTCTCCTGGCGCGGCTCACTGCCGCTCCTGTGACTGACGGCGATATCGCCGAGGCATTACACCAGTTGTTCCGGACCGGGGCTTTCGCTTCGCTCGACTGGCAGGTCATGGCCGTCTCCGACACCGTCTTGCGTGTCGAGTTCACTCGCTTTCCCATTATCACGCACGTCAATTTTGAGGGCAATCGCGTCTTTCCCGACTCGACTCTGCGGCGCATCGGCAAACTGGACGATCGCAAGATCGAAACCTTGGCGCAGGTTACCGAACTCTACAGCCTCCTGTTCTCCCGCTACCGCGCCGGCGGCTACGACCTGGCCCAGGTCAAGGGTGCCTGGCTCGATACCACCCGGGCCGAACTGACCATTGTCCTTGATGAAGGCCAGATCGTTGCACTGGCCGTCGAAGGCAACTCCGCCACGCGCTCCTGGGTCGCCGCCAGCTACTTCCCGCTCCAGATCGGCGACTTCTACAGCAAACCCAGGGCCCTCCGCGGCGTGCAGGAGATCTACAACTCCGGCCTCTACGACAATGTCAATCTCCGCTTGGAAGATCAATCCGGCGGCGTCAAAGTCACCATCATCGTCAAGGAAAACAAATTCACCTTCGCCCGCCTCGGCGCCCGCTACCACGAGGACTTCCACCCCGAGGCCTTTGTCAAGTTGGGTTATGCCAACCTTTTCGGCACCGGCCAGGAAATCACCGCTTACGCCCGTTTCTCGGAACGCCGCAAGTTGTATCAGCTGCAATTGCGCGCCGACCGAATTTTTCGCACCTTCCTCACTTATCGCATTCAAGGCTTCTATGCGAACAACAAAATCGGGCAGTTTATCGGCGATGATCGCATCTCCCACCGGACCGACAAACGCTGGGGAACACAGGTCGGCGTCGGCCAGCAGCTTCTGAAACTCGGATTAGTGGAGGCGATCGCCCGGTACGAGCAGATTCGCTTCACCAATCCACCCGCCGGACCGGTCTCGGAACGCCGCGTCGCTTCGCTGATTGCCAGCCTCCATTACGACACGAAAGACCGCTTCACCTTCCCGACGCGCGGCCAAGCCGTCGAGGCCACCGCCGAAATTGCCAGCAACGTCCTGGGGGCGGACGAGGTCTTCACCCGGCTCGAAGCATCCGCAGAGACGTTCCAGCGCTTCGGCCGCAAACTCGTACTCCATCCGCGCGTCGCCATCGGTCTCTCGCAAGATATCCTCCCGGTCTACGATCGCTTCTACCTCGGCGGCACGCGCAGCTTCTATGGTTATGAAACCGATCAACTCGCCGGCGACAAGTACCTCCTCCACAACCTCGAACTGCGCCTCGGGCCGATTTACAGCTTCTATCTTTCCGGCCGCTATGATGTCGGGGATGTCTTCTCCAGCCTTGAGAATGTGCGCTTCAGCCAGCTCCGCCACGGCTTTGGCGCCACACTTTCCCTTGACACCCCGGTCGGCCCGCTTTCCGTATCCTATGGCGGCGCCGACGGCACCGACCCGAATCTCTATCTCAATCTCGGATTTGACTTTTAGGCAATCGCCGCTCGCCGAAAGCTCTTCGCGCTGTATCGATCGTGGCGCCCTGCCGGCGAAGAAACTTCGTCGGCCAAGCTGTACCACGGCGATCGACCGAAAACTCGTCAACACGGAGTTATTTTTGTGATTTTATGAATCCCCTTTTCGCCCGTCAATTACGTATACAACACTCTCTGGGCAGGCACAAATGGCGGTTAGTAACAGTTATTTGGAGTATATCCTCGAACGGCTGGCAACCGTCGGCTCGGTGACGGCGCGCCGCCTGTTCGGGGGCGTCGGGATCTATTCGGGCGCCACCTTTTTCGCGTTGATTGATGATGACACGCTTTATTTCAAAGTCGACAATCGTAATCGGCCGGAGTTCGAGGCCGAGGGCATGACGCCCTTTCGTCCCTTCGGCGAAGACTCGTATGCCATGAAGTACTATTCGGTACCCGAGCATGTGATCGAAGATGACCAACTGCTGCGCGACTGGACGGCCCGCGCCCTCGCGGCCGCGACCAAACGCAAAGCCGGAAAGAAAAAATAACCCGATCAGGAGAACGATCCGATGGTAACCCTCACCGATCGCCGCCAGATGATTGACCAGATCCGCCATTTGCCGGCGCAGGCCCGTGCCGCCGTCAAAGGCCTCAATGACGACCAGCTCAACACCGCCTATGGTGAAGGCAAGTGGACCGTCCGCCAGGTGATTCACCATCTCGCCGATTCCCACATGAACGCTTTCGTCCGCATGAAACTCATTATGACCGAAAATCACCCCACTTTAAAACCCTACAATCAGGACGACTGGGCGCGCACCCGCGAGGCCAACGCTTACCCGGTCGAGTCCTCGCTCAATATCCTCTCCGGCCTGCACGAGCGCTGGGCCAATCTGCTCGAAACCGTGCCCGAATCCGGCTGGAACCGGACCGCCTATCATCCCGAAAGCGGCGAAGTCTCGCTGCAGCGCATCCTGGAAATCTACGCCGCGCACGGCGAAAAGCACGTCAAGTCGATCACCGATCTGCGGGCAAGGATGGGTTGGTAACGAACCGTCATGGGCGGCGGAGCAAATCCACCGCCCGCTCCCGTCCGCCGGAACGGAAGCGCGTTAACTCTTGCGGTGGATCACAATCGCCGTTCCGCGCAGGAGAATGCTCACTTCGTCGCCGACCATCTCATTGCGCAGCGTCCAGCTTTCGCCGCGATAGACAGTTTTGTCTTTGAGGTTCCACTTCGCCCCCTCAATCGACAGCCGCACCCTGGTACTCAACGGAATCACCGAAAACTGCTCGCCCGCCTTGCCCGCGAACTGAATCGTCCCCTCCGACCAGAGCCAGATTCGCTGCCGATGGTCGAGTAATTCGCCGAATGGCGGCGGCTTCAGATCAGAGCCTTCGCGTTGGATGAAGTCGAGCAGGAAGATATTCGCCAGCATCTGATCAGTCTCAAAGCTTGTGTCAATCGCGCCGTAGATTTCAATCTGACGACACTCATGTTCCAGCGCATAGCGCACCGCCAGCTCGCCGTCGGTCGCGTCCTTGTCGCGCGGATACTCCACCCGCTCACAGTCTTCGAATTGCGCCAGCACCGCCGGATCCACCGAGTCGAAGTCCCCAAGAACCACCTGCGGCCGCAAATCAAGCTTGGCAAACAACGTCAGCGCGCCGTCCACCGCAATGATGATCCGCTCCCCTGCCGCCTGGCTGATCGCTTGGCGGTAGAAATCTAAATGCTCGGTCGGGT contains:
- a CDS encoding RNA methyltransferase; its protein translation is MNRNRQGKRISFDLSATEFYHAVVLELTAAREKEVRALLSPHSRKKSSKLLVEGTRAVATMLATGVTPDYVICCPTLLTAAGKKFLADHQGAIVYECGAKRFSSFSETEHSQGILAVADREALPAGEPFWPRAKFVLYLDGLADPGNLGTILRTAAAFNVDLVALSPGSADLYSPKVLRASAGEVFLQPTIRRISPETLLGKLKSNSIALYGADADARVRLDELVPSGKVCLAIGSEATGLSDSLRKACDKVFAIRTSSRIESLNAAVAAAIAMSQFASALKTV
- a CDS encoding BamA/TamA family outer membrane protein; this encodes MRRLGLFLSIVCLLLATTALQAGSLRLHLDDLTPKTIRQSLNQNVRGFRIGVALSGGGARGFAHIGVLEALEEMGIDIDIVAGTSMGGIIGGLYAAGMSPQEIEQEALQIDWSSFFSDRPRRTSLLFTRRAETEGALLSIRFDRWNPQIPTALSTGQKLVNVLSDLTQTSGYFSGGNFANLERRLAIVAVDLVAGERIVFTDGSLVEALRATMGVPLAFTPLERGNQLLMDGGLLEPIPTAAARQIGADFVIAVNTTSDLLPKEKILDPVDIANQTTTILSAATREQLLAQADFVVAPDLHDISATDFRHSSEAIAQGYDAALAACDSLTHKLAQHDKGSIPVRIARVEAVDRATGALNPDISGLLARLTAAPVTDGDIAEALHQLFRTGAFASLDWQVMAVSDTVLRVEFTRFPIITHVNFEGNRVFPDSTLRRIGKLDDRKIETLAQVTELYSLLFSRYRAGGYDLAQVKGAWLDTTRAELTIVLDEGQIVALAVEGNSATRSWVAASYFPLQIGDFYSKPRALRGVQEIYNSGLYDNVNLRLEDQSGGVKVTIIVKENKFTFARLGARYHEDFHPEAFVKLGYANLFGTGQEITAYARFSERRKLYQLQLRADRIFRTFLTYRIQGFYANNKIGQFIGDDRISHRTDKRWGTQVGVGQQLLKLGLVEAIARYEQIRFTNPPAGPVSERRVASLIASLHYDTKDRFTFPTRGQAVEATAEIASNVLGADEVFTRLEASAETFQRFGRKLVLHPRVAIGLSQDILPVYDRFYLGGTRSFYGYETDQLAGDKYLLHNLELRLGPIYSFYLSGRYDVGDVFSSLENVRFSQLRHGFGATLSLDTPVGPLSVSYGGADGTDPNLYLNLGFDF
- a CDS encoding TfoX/Sxy family protein → MAVSNSYLEYILERLATVGSVTARRLFGGVGIYSGATFFALIDDDTLYFKVDNRNRPEFEAEGMTPFRPFGEDSYAMKYYSVPEHVIEDDQLLRDWTARALAAATKRKAGKKK
- a CDS encoding putative metal-dependent hydrolase codes for the protein MVTLTDRRQMIDQIRHLPAQARAAVKGLNDDQLNTAYGEGKWTVRQVIHHLADSHMNAFVRMKLIMTENHPTLKPYNQDDWARTREANAYPVESSLNILSGLHERWANLLETVPESGWNRTAYHPESGEVSLQRILEIYAAHGEKHVKSITDLRARMGW
- a CDS encoding thiamine diphosphokinase — protein: MEKRKKRRGHRTAAIFLNGAYPTEHLDFYRQAISQAAGERIIIAVDGALTLFAKLDLRPQVVLGDFDSVDPAVLAQFEDCERVEYPRDKDATDGELAVRYALEHECRQIEIYGAIDTSFETDQMLANIFLLDFIQREGSDLKPPPFGELLDHRQRIWLWSEGTIQFAGKAGEQFSVIPLSTRVRLSIEGAKWNLKDKTVYRGESWTLRNEMVGDEVSILLRGTAIVIHRKS